One Picosynechococcus sp. PCC 7003 DNA segment encodes these proteins:
- a CDS encoding histidine kinase — MAITIALPDELAEQSMALAAHLDLSLEALAVMALEEILDKHRRQSPADLDLAQKMKIVQRGIEKYQQALIELSQ; from the coding sequence ATGGCGATTACTATTGCACTACCCGATGAGCTTGCGGAACAATCCATGGCCCTTGCCGCCCACCTCGACCTTTCCCTTGAGGCTTTGGCGGTGATGGCCCTAGAAGAAATCCTGGATAAACATCGACGCCAGTCACCAGCGGATTTGGACTTGGCGCAAAAAATGAAAATTGTCCAACGTGGAATTGAGAAATATCAGCAAGCCTTAATTGAGTTATCCCAATGA
- a CDS encoding type II toxin-antitoxin system death-on-curing family toxin, whose amino-acid sequence MKEPIWLNAADIYGIHQAVIAASGGQPGILAAGSITASLYKAKNAFYYSQTQDLRDLAAVYAYAFTKNHCFVEANEQVALIVVYTFLAINGVELNAPPAEAARLFREISMGQALQVTEIEKISRWLKRHT is encoded by the coding sequence ATGAAAGAACCGATTTGGTTAAATGCCGCAGATATTTATGGCATCCATCAAGCAGTGATTGCAGCATCAGGTGGACAGCCCGGTATTTTAGCGGCGGGATCCATTACAGCCAGTCTGTATAAAGCGAAAAATGCCTTCTACTATTCCCAGACTCAAGATCTGCGGGATTTAGCAGCAGTGTATGCTTATGCTTTTACCAAAAATCACTGCTTTGTCGAAGCGAATGAACAAGTAGCCTTGATTGTTGTCTACACTTTTTTAGCAATTAATGGTGTTGAATTAAATGCACCGCCAGCGGAGGCTGCCAGGCTGTTTCGGGAAATATCTATGGGCCAAGCCCTCCAGGTTACAGAAATCGAAAAGATATCTCGCTGGTTAAAACGTCATACCTAG